Proteins found in one Massilia sp. H6 genomic segment:
- the secA gene encoding preprotein translocase subunit SecA, translating to MSFLTQIFGSRNQRLLKQYQKTVRQINALEPQMEKLLDAELQAKTPEFKDRLAKGESLDDILPEAFAVCREAAKRVMKMRHFDVQLIGGMVLHQGKIAEMGTGEGKTLMATLPVYLNGLAGNGVHVITVNDYLAQRDAESMGRLYSWLGLSTGVNLSQLDHDSKQQAYASDITYGTNNEFGFDYLRDNMVFDAHERVQRGLNFAVVDEVDSILIDEARTPLIISGQAESHTELYQRLNELPPLLTLQIGEETSDGKGKIEVPGDYLKDEKAHTVLMTEAGHEKAESILTQWGLLPEGASLYDAANITLVHHLYAALRAHVLYHKDQHYVVQNNEIVIVDEFTGRLMTGRRWSDGLHQAVEAKEGVRIQNENQTLASITFQNYFRMYNKLAGMTGTADTEAYEFQEIYGLETVVVPPNRPSQRKDRQDQVYKSADEKYNAMLIDIRDCYERGQPVLVGTTSIENSELLSGILTKASLPHNVLNAKQHAREAEIIAQAGRPKMITIATNMAGRGTDIVLGGMVEKQIQLIEANPALADSEKAAQSQTLRDEWQSLHDHVVNAGGLHIIGTERHESRRVDNQLRGRSGRQGDPGSSRFYLCLDDPLLRIFAGDRVRSIMERLKMPEGEPIEAGIVTRSIETAQRKVEARNFDVRKQLLEYDDVANDQRKVIYTQRNELLESTEMTDLIVSLRGGVFTDVVRAHVPAESVEEQWDIPALEATLADEWNLQLPLQQMLKDDPNLNDDDILERVLKAAEASYETKVAVVGKESFGGFERNVMLQSVDTHWREHLAALDHLRQGIHLRGYAQKNPKQEYKREAFELFSNMLDLIKNEVVRTVMTVRIQSREEVDAVEAALAAQAAQLENVNYQHADFNPSAAPEELLNPNPQGDGPEPVSAEDHSTYLGVKVGRNDPCPCGSGKKFKQCHGKLA from the coding sequence ATGTCATTCCTGACCCAGATTTTCGGCAGCCGTAATCAGCGTCTGCTCAAGCAATACCAAAAGACCGTGCGTCAGATTAACGCGCTCGAGCCGCAGATGGAAAAGCTGCTCGATGCCGAGCTCCAGGCGAAGACTCCCGAATTCAAGGACCGCCTGGCCAAAGGCGAGTCGCTCGACGACATCTTGCCGGAAGCGTTCGCCGTCTGCCGCGAAGCGGCCAAGCGCGTCATGAAGATGCGCCATTTCGACGTCCAGCTGATCGGTGGCATGGTCCTGCACCAAGGCAAAATCGCCGAGATGGGCACGGGCGAGGGCAAGACCCTGATGGCGACCCTGCCGGTCTACCTCAACGGCCTGGCCGGCAACGGCGTGCACGTCATTACCGTCAACGACTACCTGGCACAGCGCGACGCCGAGTCGATGGGGCGCCTGTACAGCTGGCTGGGACTGTCCACCGGCGTGAACCTGTCGCAGCTCGACCACGACAGCAAGCAGCAAGCCTACGCCTCGGACATCACCTACGGTACCAACAACGAATTCGGCTTCGACTACCTGCGTGACAACATGGTCTTCGATGCGCACGAGAGGGTGCAGCGCGGCCTTAACTTCGCCGTGGTCGATGAAGTCGACTCGATCCTGATCGACGAAGCGCGTACCCCGTTGATCATTTCGGGCCAGGCCGAGAGCCATACCGAGCTGTATCAGCGCCTGAACGAACTGCCGCCGCTGCTGACCCTGCAGATCGGCGAAGAAACCTCGGACGGCAAGGGCAAGATTGAAGTCCCGGGCGACTACCTGAAGGACGAAAAAGCCCACACCGTCTTGATGACCGAGGCCGGCCACGAAAAGGCGGAAAGCATCCTGACCCAGTGGGGCCTGCTGCCAGAAGGCGCCTCGCTCTACGATGCCGCCAACATCACCCTGGTGCACCACCTGTATGCGGCGCTGCGCGCCCACGTCCTGTACCACAAGGACCAGCACTACGTGGTGCAGAACAACGAAATCGTGATCGTCGACGAGTTCACCGGCCGCCTGATGACCGGCCGCCGCTGGTCCGATGGCCTGCACCAGGCGGTGGAAGCCAAAGAAGGCGTGCGCATTCAGAACGAGAACCAGACCCTGGCCTCGATCACTTTCCAGAACTACTTCCGCATGTACAACAAGCTGGCCGGCATGACCGGCACGGCCGATACCGAAGCCTACGAATTCCAGGAGATCTACGGCCTCGAAACCGTGGTCGTCCCGCCAAACCGGCCGTCGCAGCGCAAGGACCGCCAGGACCAGGTCTACAAGTCGGCCGACGAAAAATACAACGCGATGCTGATCGACATCCGCGACTGCTACGAGCGCGGCCAGCCAGTGCTGGTCGGTACCACCTCGATCGAGAACTCCGAGCTGCTCTCGGGCATCCTGACCAAGGCCAGCCTGCCGCACAACGTGCTTAACGCCAAGCAGCACGCCCGTGAAGCGGAAATCATCGCGCAGGCCGGCCGTCCAAAGATGATCACCATCGCCACCAACATGGCCGGCCGTGGTACCGACATCGTGCTGGGCGGCATGGTCGAGAAGCAGATCCAGCTGATCGAAGCCAACCCTGCGCTGGCCGACAGCGAGAAGGCAGCCCAGTCGCAGACCTTGCGCGACGAATGGCAGTCGCTGCACGACCACGTGGTGAACGCCGGCGGCCTGCACATCATCGGCACCGAGCGCCACGAGTCGCGCCGCGTCGACAACCAGCTGCGCGGCCGTTCCGGACGCCAGGGCGATCCGGGCTCGTCGCGTTTCTACCTGTGCCTGGACGATCCGCTGCTGCGCATCTTCGCGGGCGACCGCGTGCGCTCGATCATGGAGCGCCTGAAGATGCCGGAAGGCGAGCCGATCGAGGCGGGCATCGTGACCCGTTCGATCGAGACCGCCCAGCGCAAGGTCGAGGCCAGGAACTTCGACGTGCGCAAGCAGCTGCTCGAATACGACGACGTCGCCAACGACCAGCGCAAGGTGATCTACACCCAGCGTAACGAGCTGCTCGAATCGACCGAGATGACCGACCTGATCGTCTCGCTGCGCGGCGGCGTCTTCACCGACGTGGTGCGCGCCCACGTGCCGGCCGAGTCGGTGGAAGAGCAGTGGGATATCCCGGCGCTGGAAGCGACCCTGGCCGACGAGTGGAACCTGCAGCTGCCGCTGCAGCAGATGCTCAAGGACGATCCGAACCTGAACGACGACGACATCCTCGAGCGCGTGCTCAAGGCGGCCGAAGCATCGTACGAAACCAAGGTTGCCGTGGTCGGCAAGGAGTCGTTCGGCGGCTTCGAGCGCAACGTCATGCTGCAAAGCGTCGACACGCACTGGCGCGAACACCTGGCGGCACTGGACCACCTGCGCCAGGGTATCCACCTGCGCGGCTATGCACAGAAGAATCCGAAGCAGGAATACAAGCGCGAAGCGTTCGAACTGTTCAGCAACATGCTGGACCTGATCAAGAACGAAGTGGTGCGTACCGTGATGACTGTGCGCATCCAGAGCCGCGAAGAAGTCGACGCGGTCGAGGCGGCGCTGGCGGCCCAGGCGGCGCAGCTGGAAAACGTCAACTACCAGCACGCCGACTTCAACCCGTCGGCAGCGCCCGAAGAGCTGCTCAACCCGAACCCGCAAGGCGACGGACCCGAGCCGGTATCGGCGGAAGACCACAGCACCTACCTGGGCGTGAAGGTCGGCCGCAACGATCCTTGCCCTTGCGGCAGCGGCAAGAAGTTCAAGCAGTGCCACGGCAAGCTGGCGTAA
- a CDS encoding HNH endonuclease: MRHSILTPIPELEEAALLLDVAANAIIAGEQHVAATLIKQADIPEIMVYAKRAVGPLSVDVHRVLRRPKCLPKAERDPLRMPSQREQRTIFSRDGWRCRFCGTKVICKLARSLITRAFAIESNWTSAEFQRHAALYALASSLDHVIPHGRGGKNEYENYVTSCYCCQFGRGEWTIEEAELEDPRLRAPIVDRWDGLARLVT; the protein is encoded by the coding sequence ATGCGCCATTCGATTCTCACGCCAATCCCCGAATTAGAAGAGGCCGCATTGCTCCTTGATGTTGCAGCAAATGCCATCATTGCGGGGGAACAGCACGTGGCAGCCACGCTGATTAAACAGGCCGACATTCCTGAGATCATGGTCTACGCCAAGCGGGCTGTAGGACCGTTGAGTGTAGATGTACATCGTGTTCTTCGTCGTCCGAAGTGTTTGCCTAAGGCCGAACGTGATCCTTTGCGAATGCCAAGCCAGCGAGAACAAAGAACGATATTTTCGCGCGACGGGTGGCGATGCCGCTTTTGCGGTACAAAAGTCATCTGCAAGTTGGCCAGGTCGTTGATTACTCGCGCTTTCGCAATTGAGTCGAACTGGACTAGTGCTGAATTCCAGCGGCACGCAGCCTTATATGCGCTCGCGTCGTCGCTCGACCACGTCATACCCCATGGCCGCGGAGGAAAAAATGAGTACGAAAATTATGTGACGTCGTGCTATTGCTGCCAGTTCGGTCGCGGCGAATGGACAATCGAAGAAGCGGAACTTGAAGATCCCAGGTTAAGAGCGCCGATTGTAGACAGGTGGGACGGGTTAGCCCGACTGGTGACGTAG